One genomic segment of Elgaria multicarinata webbii isolate HBS135686 ecotype San Diego chromosome 9, rElgMul1.1.pri, whole genome shotgun sequence includes these proteins:
- the BTG1 gene encoding protein BTG1, protein MHPALYTRASMIREIAAAVGFISKFLRTKGLMNERQLQTFSQSLQELLAEHYKHHWFPEKPCKGSGYRCIRINHKMDPLIGQAAQRIGLSGQELFRLLPSELTLWVDPYEVSYRIGEDGSICVLYEATPAGASQSNTSMQMVDSRISCKEELLLGRTSPSKSYNMMTVSG, encoded by the exons ATGCATCCTGCCCTTTACACCCGGGCCAGCATGATACGCGAGATCGCCGCGGCCGTGGGCTTCATCTCCAAGTTCCTGCGCACCAAAGGGCTGATGAACGAGCGGCAGCTGCAAACGTTCAGCCAGAGCCTGCAGGAGCTGCTGGCAG AACACTATAAACACCACTGGTTCCCTGAAAAGCCATGCAAAGGATCAGGCTATCGCTGTATCCGGATCAACCATAAAATGGACCCCCTGATCGGACAGGCAGCGCAGCGGATTGGACTCAGCGGTCAAGAACTGTTCCGGCTTCTTCCGAGTGAACTCACTCTCTGGGTCGACCCTTACGAGGTATCCTATCGCATTGGAGAGGATGGCTCAATCTGTGTGCTGTACGAAGCCACACCAGCAGGAGCTAGCCAAAGTAACACCAGCATGCAAATGGTAGACAGCAGAATAAGCTGTAAGGAAGAACTTCTCCTGGGCAGAACCAGTCCCTCCAAGAGCTACAATATGATGACTGTATCAGGTTAA